One stretch of Candidatus Baltobacteraceae bacterium DNA includes these proteins:
- a CDS encoding formimidoylglutamate deiminase encodes MPAYVADLALLPSGWARDVRIDVDARGSIERIEPSAKGDGAARLAGAVVPGMPNVHSHAFQRALAGRLERPATGRDNFWTWREGMYDLASRVEPDDVQSIAEYLYVQMLEAGYTSVGEFHYLHNDPSGAPYANRTEMSDRIVQAAQSAGIDLTLLLVLYRHAGFGSEPVLPSQRRFVTTVDDLVAMFESLRSRTRAGIAPHSLRAVTQHELRDFLSAIGKHQGTPIHIHIAEQRREVDECVRRYGSNPIAWLLANAAVSSSWTLVHATHVEPNEIRKLAQTGAVAGVCPTTEANLGDGIFPAEEFLRAGGTIAIGSDSHVTVDPAEELRLLEYGQRLVHQSRTLLEQHYTRAARGGAQSLAIEAGTLETGKRADLVGLDLENVALAATPPEMILDAWLFGGERNLVKDVVVGGTHLVRDGRHVRGEESRARYTKTMRRLFSRP; translated from the coding sequence ATGCCGGCTTACGTCGCTGATCTTGCGCTGTTGCCGTCGGGTTGGGCGCGCGACGTTCGCATTGACGTCGATGCCCGCGGATCGATCGAACGCATCGAACCGAGCGCGAAGGGCGACGGCGCGGCGAGACTCGCGGGCGCTGTCGTTCCCGGAATGCCCAACGTGCACTCGCACGCGTTTCAGCGCGCGCTCGCCGGCCGTCTCGAGCGTCCGGCGACGGGACGCGACAATTTTTGGACGTGGCGTGAAGGCATGTACGATTTGGCGTCGCGCGTCGAGCCCGACGACGTTCAAAGCATTGCGGAATATCTATACGTGCAAATGCTCGAAGCCGGCTACACGTCCGTCGGTGAATTCCATTATCTTCACAACGATCCCAGCGGCGCGCCGTACGCGAACCGCACGGAGATGTCGGATCGCATCGTTCAGGCCGCACAGAGTGCGGGGATCGACCTCACGCTACTCCTCGTGCTCTATCGCCATGCAGGTTTTGGCAGCGAACCCGTGCTTCCGTCGCAGCGCCGCTTTGTTACGACCGTCGACGATCTGGTTGCGATGTTCGAATCGTTGCGCAGCCGCACGCGCGCCGGCATTGCACCGCATTCGTTGCGCGCAGTCACGCAGCACGAGCTGCGCGACTTCCTCAGCGCGATCGGAAAACACCAGGGTACGCCGATTCACATCCATATCGCCGAACAACGGCGCGAAGTCGATGAGTGCGTGCGGCGTTACGGCAGCAATCCGATCGCGTGGCTTCTCGCAAATGCCGCGGTGAGCAGCTCGTGGACGCTGGTGCACGCGACGCACGTCGAGCCGAACGAGATACGCAAGCTCGCGCAAACCGGCGCTGTGGCCGGAGTCTGCCCAACGACGGAAGCAAATCTCGGCGACGGCATTTTCCCGGCCGAGGAGTTCTTGCGCGCGGGCGGCACGATCGCAATCGGTTCCGATAGTCACGTGACGGTCGATCCGGCCGAAGAGCTGCGGCTACTCGAATACGGTCAGCGCTTAGTTCATCAAAGCCGGACGCTGCTCGAGCAACACTACACGCGGGCTGCACGCGGCGGCGCGCAGTCGCTTGCGATCGAAGCCGGAACGCTCGAGACGGGAAAACGCGCCGATCTGGTCGGACTCGATCTCGAGAACGTTGCGCTTGCAGCGACCCCGCCGGAGATGATCCTCGATGCGTGGCTCTTCGGCGGCGAGCGCAATCTCGTCAAAGACGTCGTCGTGGGCGGAACCCATCTCGTTCGTGACGGCCGCCACGTGCGCGGCGAAGAATCGCGCGCACGCTACACCAAGACGATGCGTCGCTTGTTCTCTCGCCCTTAG
- a CDS encoding GNAT family N-acetyltransferase, translating into MIESLSRVARTEVISYLSRRPYENAFTQWIVEGGLGMATAYDSIAVWRSYDRLVGGVAFFGPQIAVAVDDVAAIDGFAIEARERPRARMIVGPRHITNHLWARIKSWYREPSLIRASQPLYAIEHMPAGGDDIPIRQARASDLEMVAANSAEMMIGELGYDPREHRSNFMHGVSRLIDRGWWWVWIEDGELLFQCNIGSRTARTAQVQGVWTPPSQRGKGYATRAMRAICRRLLNDVPTLSLYVNDFNTKAIELYERVGFERVGEFTTYLFNDP; encoded by the coding sequence ATGATCGAATCCCTCAGCCGCGTAGCGCGCACGGAAGTCATCTCGTACTTGTCGCGCCGTCCCTACGAGAACGCCTTCACGCAGTGGATCGTCGAGGGTGGTCTCGGTATGGCGACTGCGTACGACTCGATCGCGGTGTGGCGTTCCTACGATCGTCTCGTCGGCGGCGTCGCGTTCTTCGGCCCGCAGATCGCGGTAGCTGTCGACGACGTCGCGGCGATCGACGGCTTTGCGATCGAAGCACGGGAACGGCCGCGGGCGCGCATGATCGTCGGACCGCGTCATATCACCAACCACCTTTGGGCTCGAATCAAGTCCTGGTATCGCGAGCCCTCGCTCATCCGCGCATCGCAGCCCCTCTACGCGATCGAACACATGCCGGCCGGCGGTGACGACATACCAATCAGACAAGCGCGTGCCAGCGACCTCGAGATGGTCGCGGCGAACTCGGCCGAGATGATGATCGGCGAGCTGGGTTACGATCCGCGCGAGCACCGGAGCAATTTCATGCACGGAGTCTCACGCTTGATCGACCGTGGCTGGTGGTGGGTGTGGATCGAGGACGGCGAGTTGCTGTTCCAGTGCAACATCGGTTCGCGCACGGCACGCACGGCGCAAGTGCAAGGCGTCTGGACGCCGCCTTCTCAACGCGGGAAAGGATATGCGACGCGCGCGATGCGCGCGATTTGCCGTCGCTTGCTCAACGATGTGCCGACCCTTTCACTCTACGTGAACGATTTCAATACAAAGGCGATCGAGCTGTACGAACGCGTCGGATTCGAGCGCGTCGGCGAATTCACGACGTATCTGTTTAACGACCCCTAA
- a CDS encoding NAD-dependent deacylase, translating to MIDEIARRLQLAKSVFVLTGSGISAESGLPTFRGVGGLWRTHRVEELASPEGFARDPHLVWSWYNERRAAHKRAEPSPAHLALARLEARFEEFTLATQNVDSLHLRAGSQNVLELHGNLREAYCNLCAQTLSIEDGLPVERIEHACGGLFRPRIVWFGESLPQREWILAAEAASRADVKLIIGTSAIVQPAASLAFGGDAWIVEINPEATAISDHVDASLRARASDALTEIESRLTVEA from the coding sequence ATGATCGACGAGATCGCTCGCCGGCTGCAACTCGCAAAATCGGTTTTCGTGCTGACCGGCTCGGGCATCTCGGCCGAAAGCGGGCTTCCTACGTTCCGCGGAGTCGGTGGGCTCTGGCGCACGCATCGTGTCGAAGAGCTTGCTTCTCCCGAGGGCTTCGCGCGCGATCCGCATCTCGTCTGGAGCTGGTACAACGAGCGGCGTGCGGCACATAAGCGCGCGGAACCTAGTCCCGCGCACCTCGCGCTTGCGCGTCTGGAAGCGCGCTTCGAAGAATTCACACTCGCGACGCAAAACGTCGACTCGTTACATCTCCGTGCGGGATCGCAAAATGTGCTCGAGCTGCACGGCAATCTACGGGAAGCGTACTGTAACCTCTGCGCCCAGACGCTTTCGATCGAAGACGGGTTGCCCGTCGAGCGGATCGAGCACGCTTGCGGTGGTCTCTTCCGTCCGCGTATCGTTTGGTTCGGCGAGTCGCTTCCGCAGCGTGAGTGGATCCTTGCTGCCGAAGCGGCTTCGCGCGCGGACGTCAAACTCATCATCGGAACGTCGGCAATCGTTCAACCCGCCGCGTCGCTCGCGTTCGGCGGCGATGCCTGGATCGTGGAGATAAATCCGGAAGCGACCGCGATCTCAGATCACGTCGATGCTTCGCTCCGGGCGCGCGCATCCGACGCGCTGACGGAAATCGAGTCGCGCCTTACGGTGGAAGCTTGA
- a CDS encoding adenylate/guanylate cyclase domain-containing protein, with protein MGIALLALCAAVAAVVVAYVQAQRVLAAQRETVRVRNIFSRYVSPIILDELLERRDARAFTAKTGYATVLVCRIWNFALFAEQLEHEETLRYLNDFYTVAGRSIQKHRGMVDKFLGDGISGAFGFPLEDPLQEEHAIRAAIDIIRLVDGMNQRWAREGRKPMRVGIGINSGNVVAGEVGYPQRREYTVVGLPAIVATRVQERTEPMSAYIIVTESTLEPVRTMFINVSAGTVPLRGMKRNEKCYVIRGLAKPEEKDNLLLPPPQAFPRTRIDDPIEGQATFDKRIAGLPERDPNAPREFSEPQPRTPLPKTPPPPPPQKRRTPPPPPAKKRLDIPETAGFGAYDNSPALPDPIAAEGYYEDDSGRPPLKLPP; from the coding sequence ATGGGAATCGCGCTCCTCGCGCTTTGTGCGGCCGTCGCTGCAGTCGTGGTCGCATATGTGCAGGCCCAGCGAGTCCTCGCGGCCCAGCGCGAGACGGTCCGGGTACGGAATATCTTCTCGCGGTACGTCTCGCCGATTATTCTCGACGAGCTCTTGGAGCGGCGCGATGCGCGCGCGTTCACGGCGAAAACCGGCTACGCGACGGTGCTCGTCTGCCGCATCTGGAACTTCGCGCTGTTTGCGGAGCAACTGGAACACGAAGAGACGCTGCGGTATCTCAATGACTTCTACACCGTCGCCGGGCGCTCGATTCAAAAACACCGGGGGATGGTCGACAAATTCCTCGGCGACGGGATCAGCGGCGCGTTCGGGTTCCCCCTCGAGGACCCATTACAGGAAGAGCACGCGATCCGCGCTGCGATCGACATCATCCGTCTCGTCGACGGCATGAATCAGCGCTGGGCTCGCGAGGGCCGCAAGCCGATGCGTGTCGGGATCGGCATCAACAGCGGAAATGTCGTCGCAGGCGAGGTTGGCTATCCGCAACGCCGCGAGTACACCGTGGTCGGTTTGCCGGCGATCGTCGCCACGCGCGTCCAGGAACGCACGGAGCCGATGAGCGCGTACATTATCGTGACCGAATCGACGCTCGAACCCGTGCGCACGATGTTCATCAACGTCTCGGCCGGCACCGTCCCGCTACGTGGAATGAAGCGCAACGAGAAGTGCTATGTCATTCGCGGCTTGGCAAAACCGGAAGAGAAAGACAATCTCCTCTTGCCGCCGCCGCAGGCCTTTCCGCGCACGCGCATCGACGATCCGATCGAAGGACAAGCGACGTTCGACAAGCGCATCGCCGGTTTACCCGAACGCGATCCGAATGCACCGCGCGAGTTTAGCGAACCGCAGCCGCGCACGCCACTTCCCAAGACGCCACCGCCACCGCCCCCGCAGAAGCGCCGCACACCGCCTCCGCCGCCCGCAAAAAAGAGACTCGATATTCCGGAGACGGCTGGATTCGGCGCATATGACAATTCGCCGGCGCTACCGGACCCGATCGCTGCCGAAGGTTATTACGAGGACGACAGCGGCCGTCCGCCGCTCAAGCTTCCACCGTAA
- a CDS encoding 7-cyano-7-deazaguanine synthase: MHFDGSKCATCPRNCCIVHDPDEQYIAIREDELETIYAAYPDAAKVRATRKGKDGRRYYTVSKKGTRCGFLGDDLKCTVYSARPRYCRENPGNAYQIHGWEGVRYDLKRCPGTTYDKPVLCLSSGGIDSLVLQAHLKAQGFTPYSLFIDYGQPARERERASAEKIAEYYDGKFYMEHMRLDVWDELPVQSAPVRNAVLFSIAAAYCDTLNIPRIGLAWEQKRKGLKIIAPLLGKTKLSIVRMGKKYGAPFELSWSCQESAGAPCGACAKCKKRNAVLGG, encoded by the coding sequence TTGCACTTCGACGGAAGCAAGTGCGCGACGTGTCCGAGGAACTGCTGCATCGTCCACGATCCCGACGAGCAGTACATCGCGATCCGCGAAGACGAACTCGAAACGATCTACGCGGCCTATCCCGACGCCGCGAAAGTTCGCGCGACCCGAAAAGGCAAGGACGGCCGGCGCTACTACACCGTTTCGAAGAAGGGTACGCGCTGCGGCTTTCTCGGCGACGATCTCAAGTGCACGGTCTATTCGGCGCGGCCTCGCTACTGCCGCGAGAATCCCGGCAATGCATATCAGATACACGGTTGGGAAGGCGTTCGGTACGATTTGAAACGCTGTCCGGGAACGACGTATGACAAGCCGGTGCTCTGCTTGAGCTCGGGCGGGATCGATAGCTTGGTCTTACAGGCGCATCTCAAAGCGCAAGGCTTCACGCCGTACTCGCTGTTCATCGACTACGGACAACCTGCGCGCGAACGCGAGCGCGCGTCTGCCGAAAAGATCGCCGAATACTACGACGGAAAGTTCTACATGGAGCATATGAGGCTCGATGTCTGGGACGAGCTTCCGGTCCAATCCGCGCCGGTCCGCAATGCTGTTCTCTTTTCGATTGCAGCGGCGTATTGCGATACGCTCAATATTCCGCGGATCGGACTCGCGTGGGAGCAAAAGCGCAAAGGACTCAAGATTATCGCGCCGCTGCTGGGAAAGACGAAGCTGAGCATCGTCCGTATGGGCAAAAAGTACGGAGCGCCGTTCGAGCTGTCGTGGTCGTGCCAAGAAAGCGCCGGCGCGCCGTGTGGCGCCTGCGCGAAGTGCAAGAAACGAAACGCGGTGCTCGGAGGCTGA
- a CDS encoding FecR domain-containing protein translates to MQLRPLDWGVIAAFFAINLGIGAFFARRGGKSMSEYFLSGRNVPWWLAGTSMVATTFAADTPLAVTGFVAKNGVAGNWVWWNMVMSGILTTFFFAALWRRSGVLTDVEFTELRYSGKPAAVLRATRGFYQGVIINTIIMGWVNLAIAKILGLTLGIPKWEAIGICLVLTAMYVSIGGMWSVLVTDVLQFVVKMTMTVVLAVAAVAAVGGVAALREKIGALDAAHHIAQGGLLAFFPPLHGAAWMPLESFLVFIAVSWWASSYPGAEPGGGSYVAQRIFASKDEKNSILATLFFNVAHYALRPWPWILVALSALVLYPAGVKNAAGVVDPELLYVQTMIDHLPIALRGLMMAGFLAAYMSTIGTHLNLGASYMTNDLYRRFLRPDASEEHYVWISRALTIVAMILAAVVTGFMDSVSGAWTYLITFTAGVGPVMILRWYWPRINAWSEIAALISSGFTATALKLLDVFAGPNQVALSLLVTVAVATVVWLSVTFLTQPESAETLERFYARVRPGDENLGIGLRDWVAGCGLVYGMLFGIGKLCLGEVGVGIGCLVFAAACFIVILRDVERRAQPIPTRAVATAALVLALIFFPQSVRAASDQILSNVKGSVSYEDSGKTTQVAPNGSIALSDKDTAITGDASLGKLQLPDSSVVTLGSQTRVQLAFFTQAEVASAQFVVYQGKTRFKVEHPNGAKANYTFVTPTSSIAVRGTEGDIGVDGDSLTVNVYSASQPVAVTFAGGKVQVVNAGQSLTAKIVNGVVQLAVNKLTQAAVDQFSSELGVPTNWDQLKNQLLNQLPSIPKLHFP, encoded by the coding sequence ATGCAGCTTCGTCCGCTTGATTGGGGCGTAATCGCAGCGTTTTTTGCGATCAACCTCGGAATCGGTGCTTTTTTCGCACGCCGCGGCGGCAAGAGCATGTCGGAATATTTTCTTTCCGGACGCAACGTGCCGTGGTGGCTGGCCGGGACGTCGATGGTCGCGACGACGTTTGCGGCCGACACGCCGCTGGCGGTGACGGGCTTCGTCGCAAAGAATGGCGTTGCCGGAAATTGGGTGTGGTGGAACATGGTGATGAGCGGAATTCTCACCACGTTCTTTTTTGCCGCCCTCTGGCGGCGTTCGGGCGTTCTCACCGACGTGGAATTTACCGAGCTACGCTATAGCGGAAAACCCGCAGCGGTGCTGCGCGCGACGCGCGGCTTCTACCAGGGCGTGATCATCAACACGATCATCATGGGCTGGGTGAATCTTGCGATCGCAAAGATTCTCGGACTGACGCTCGGGATTCCGAAGTGGGAAGCGATCGGCATTTGCCTCGTGCTCACCGCGATGTATGTCTCGATCGGTGGGATGTGGAGCGTCCTCGTCACCGACGTTTTGCAATTCGTCGTGAAGATGACGATGACGGTCGTTCTCGCGGTTGCGGCCGTTGCTGCAGTCGGTGGAGTCGCTGCGCTGCGCGAAAAGATCGGCGCGCTCGACGCCGCACATCATATCGCGCAAGGCGGGCTGCTCGCATTCTTTCCGCCGCTGCACGGCGCAGCCTGGATGCCGCTCGAATCGTTTCTCGTTTTTATCGCGGTCTCATGGTGGGCGTCGTCGTATCCGGGGGCCGAGCCGGGCGGCGGCAGTTACGTCGCGCAGCGCATTTTTGCATCCAAAGATGAGAAGAACTCGATCCTTGCGACGCTGTTCTTCAACGTCGCGCACTACGCGCTGCGTCCATGGCCTTGGATCCTCGTCGCGCTGAGTGCGCTCGTTCTCTATCCGGCCGGCGTGAAAAACGCGGCCGGCGTGGTAGATCCGGAGCTGCTGTACGTGCAGACGATGATCGATCATCTTCCGATTGCATTACGCGGCCTGATGATGGCCGGATTCCTTGCGGCGTACATGTCGACGATCGGAACGCACCTCAATCTCGGTGCCTCGTATATGACGAACGACCTCTACCGTCGCTTCTTGCGCCCGGACGCATCTGAAGAACACTATGTCTGGATCTCGCGCGCGCTCACGATCGTGGCGATGATTCTGGCGGCCGTCGTCACCGGTTTCATGGATTCGGTCAGCGGCGCGTGGACGTACTTGATCACATTTACGGCCGGCGTCGGTCCGGTGATGATTCTGCGCTGGTACTGGCCGCGCATCAACGCCTGGAGCGAGATCGCCGCGCTCATCTCATCCGGTTTCACGGCGACGGCGCTCAAGCTGCTCGATGTATTCGCCGGACCCAATCAGGTTGCGCTCAGCCTGCTGGTAACCGTTGCGGTCGCGACCGTCGTGTGGCTTTCGGTGACGTTCCTGACACAACCCGAAAGCGCGGAAACGCTCGAGCGTTTTTATGCGCGCGTTCGTCCCGGCGACGAGAATCTCGGAATTGGTTTGCGCGATTGGGTCGCGGGGTGCGGCCTCGTCTACGGCATGCTCTTTGGAATCGGAAAGCTTTGTCTTGGGGAGGTCGGCGTGGGTATCGGATGTCTGGTCTTTGCGGCTGCATGTTTCATCGTGATCTTGCGTGACGTCGAGCGTCGCGCGCAGCCCATCCCTACACGCGCGGTTGCGACTGCCGCGCTCGTCCTCGCGCTGATCTTCTTTCCGCAGAGCGTCCGAGCCGCGAGCGACCAAATACTCTCGAACGTGAAGGGCAGCGTCTCATACGAAGATTCCGGAAAGACGACGCAGGTCGCGCCGAATGGATCGATCGCGCTCTCCGACAAAGACACCGCCATCACTGGCGATGCGTCGCTCGGCAAGCTGCAGCTACCCGACTCCTCGGTTGTAACACTCGGTTCGCAAACGCGCGTGCAGCTCGCGTTCTTCACGCAAGCCGAAGTTGCAAGCGCGCAATTCGTCGTCTATCAAGGAAAGACGCGTTTCAAAGTCGAGCATCCGAACGGCGCCAAAGCCAACTACACGTTCGTCACCCCAACTTCGTCGATCGCCGTGCGTGGAACCGAGGGTGACATCGGCGTCGATGGCGATTCGCTGACGGTCAACGTCTATTCCGCAAGCCAGCCGGTCGCGGTGACGTTCGCAGGCGGAAAAGTTCAGGTCGTCAATGCCGGACAATCACTGACGGCGAAGATCGTCAACGGCGTCGTGCAACTTGCGGTCAATAAGCTCACGCAAGCCGCCGTCGACCAATTCAGCAGCGAGCTGGGCGTTCCGACCAATTGGGATCAGCTCAAGAATCAGCTCTTGAACCAGCTGCCCTCGATCCCAAAACTTCACTTCCCCTAG
- a CDS encoding GGDEF domain-containing protein gives MDEPAVSFNSAAFDVLTGLPNRALFDDRLTQVIALSNRSGRRFAIHICDLDGFQAVAQRAGNAGTEAALKLIAERFVAALRESDTVARFGWDEFVALQPELEDEEDARDMADRLRRALYAPVIAGSDSYQVGVSIGIALFPLDGETGPSLLAAAERALLRAKAQARGGVVFAQDNAASSA, from the coding sequence ATGGACGAGCCCGCGGTCTCCTTCAACTCGGCCGCTTTTGACGTGCTTACGGGATTGCCGAACCGCGCGCTGTTCGATGACCGTTTGACTCAGGTCATTGCTTTATCGAATCGCTCCGGCCGGCGCTTCGCGATTCACATATGCGATCTCGACGGATTTCAGGCGGTCGCGCAGCGCGCCGGCAACGCCGGCACCGAGGCTGCGCTTAAGTTGATCGCCGAGCGCTTCGTGGCTGCGCTTCGCGAAAGCGACACGGTTGCGCGTTTCGGTTGGGACGAATTCGTCGCGCTGCAACCCGAGCTCGAAGATGAAGAGGACGCGCGAGACATGGCCGACCGCCTGCGGCGCGCCTTGTACGCTCCGGTCATCGCGGGAAGCGATAGCTACCAGGTCGGCGTCTCAATCGGTATCGCGCTCTTTCCTTTAGATGGGGAAACAGGGCCGTCGTTGCTCGCGGCGGCCGAGCGAGCGCTCCTGCGCGCAAAGGCCCAGGCACGCGGAGGCGTCGTATTCGCTCAGGACAATGCAGCTTCGTCCGCTTGA
- a CDS encoding glycoside hydrolase family 20 zincin-like fold domain-containing protein gives MLVPQPQRVSPLTCESQRLMRPLRVDSTFDAGARELIDERWRALGIPALQVATPADVSVRVRPSSQRERYRLTISSGGVAIVASDAEGAFDAAMTLAQLARRVPAGFTLPCVQIDDRPALRWRIISDDVSRGPLPTMRYFKERIRGLAALKINGYSIYMEHVFADAAHPLVAPADPITPAQLRELRDYAARFHVALIPEQQTLAHMHNTLRWEQFGALSTPPHGWLLSPANEGTYAYLTPLLRAIGAAAGNVPFFHLGSDEPLELHGPDAAKVFAAHVTGVESIVRRFGARPMIWDDAIQANPSILGMIPKDTVIVDFHYGREKSFGGYISRVASAGFDQMVGPGANNWNEIFPRLDLAFDNIARFVADGRRAHVLGMFMTVWHDDGESLYEATWYPLAFAAASAWQTQDVDRSRFPAAFAAEFFGSRDPRYAQSLERLRSIDVYLGADDDPSNYLFWVDPFDTQVGERVRSSVDLTKLRLDAETILRDLGEATPPLHANAARVMTLAARRYDALGRRFEIGAEAKRYYDDARSHIGETPDSPVYRGLNLAKYLCWELRDDLLAIEPLYRTEWTYESRPGALGAVLTRFHLGEEEATLDADRLNEAQREDYERHKTLPEFEKALRRRQ, from the coding sequence GTGCTCGTCCCGCAGCCGCAAAGGGTGTCGCCGCTCACATGTGAGTCGCAGCGCCTTATGCGACCGCTGCGAGTCGACTCAACATTCGATGCCGGCGCGCGCGAGCTCATCGACGAACGTTGGCGTGCCCTCGGCATCCCGGCGTTGCAAGTCGCAACACCCGCCGATGTCTCGGTACGTGTGCGGCCGAGCAGCCAGCGCGAGCGCTATCGCCTGACGATTTCGAGCGGCGGCGTTGCGATCGTCGCGTCGGATGCGGAAGGCGCATTCGATGCGGCGATGACGCTCGCGCAGCTCGCGCGACGCGTTCCGGCTGGGTTCACGCTGCCGTGCGTGCAGATCGACGATAGACCGGCGTTGCGCTGGCGGATCATTTCCGACGACGTCTCGCGCGGTCCGCTTCCCACGATGCGCTACTTCAAAGAGCGCATTCGCGGCCTCGCCGCGCTGAAGATCAACGGTTACTCGATCTACATGGAGCACGTATTCGCGGACGCAGCCCATCCGCTCGTTGCGCCGGCCGATCCGATCACTCCGGCGCAGCTGCGCGAGCTCCGCGATTATGCAGCGCGCTTTCACGTCGCATTGATCCCAGAGCAACAAACGCTGGCCCACATGCACAACACGCTGCGTTGGGAACAGTTCGGTGCGCTCTCGACGCCGCCGCACGGCTGGCTTCTGTCACCGGCAAATGAAGGAACGTACGCCTATCTCACGCCGCTCTTGCGTGCGATCGGTGCGGCCGCAGGCAATGTCCCGTTCTTCCATCTCGGCTCCGACGAACCGCTCGAGCTGCACGGACCCGACGCCGCGAAGGTGTTCGCTGCGCACGTCACAGGCGTCGAATCGATCGTACGCCGTTTTGGGGCGCGCCCGATGATTTGGGACGACGCAATTCAGGCGAATCCGTCGATCCTCGGGATGATTCCCAAGGATACGGTCATCGTCGACTTTCACTACGGGCGCGAAAAATCGTTTGGCGGCTACATCTCGCGCGTCGCCTCAGCCGGCTTCGATCAAATGGTCGGTCCCGGCGCGAACAATTGGAACGAGATCTTTCCACGTCTCGATCTCGCGTTCGACAACATCGCTCGCTTCGTCGCGGACGGCCGCAGAGCGCACGTTCTCGGAATGTTCATGACCGTCTGGCATGATGATGGCGAATCGCTGTATGAAGCCACATGGTATCCGCTTGCGTTTGCGGCGGCGAGTGCGTGGCAAACGCAGGACGTCGATCGCAGCCGGTTTCCGGCAGCATTCGCGGCCGAATTCTTCGGCAGCCGGGATCCACGCTACGCGCAGTCGCTGGAACGCTTGCGTTCGATCGACGTGTATCTCGGCGCCGACGACGATCCGAGCAACTATCTCTTTTGGGTGGATCCCTTCGATACGCAGGTCGGTGAGCGTGTTCGCAGCTCCGTCGATCTCACCAAGCTTCGGCTCGACGCCGAGACGATTCTGCGTGACCTCGGAGAGGCGACGCCGCCCCTGCACGCCAACGCCGCGCGCGTGATGACGCTCGCAGCGCGGCGCTACGACGCACTCGGGCGCCGGTTTGAGATCGGCGCCGAAGCCAAGCGCTATTATGACGATGCGCGCAGCCACATCGGCGAGACGCCGGACAGTCCCGTCTATCGAGGACTCAATCTCGCAAAGTATCTGTGCTGGGAGCTGCGTGACGATCTGCTCGCGATCGAACCGCTGTATCGCACAGAATGGACTTATGAAAGCCGGCCCGGGGCGCTCGGCGCGGTGCTGACACGCTTCCATCTCGGTGAAGAAGAAGCGACGCTCGATGCCGACCGCTTGAACGAAGCACAGCGCGAAGACTACGAGCGGCACAAGACGCTTCCGGAATTCGAGAAGGCCTTACGCCGCAGGCAATAG
- a CDS encoding GntR family transcriptional regulator produces the protein MATIFTVDPRSGVPIYLQLIEQVKRGVALGTLASGEQLPTVKALALELTVNPNTVARAYRDLERDGVIETSPGRGSFVRNNGPASSEIRTDVAEPAVDNAIRTAKGLGLDSNEVRRLFERALSRWYPGEER, from the coding sequence TTGGCTACAATCTTCACCGTCGACCCGCGCTCCGGAGTTCCGATCTACCTCCAGTTGATCGAACAAGTGAAGCGCGGCGTCGCTTTGGGGACCCTCGCCTCAGGCGAGCAGCTCCCCACCGTCAAGGCGCTCGCGCTCGAGCTCACGGTTAACCCGAACACCGTGGCCCGGGCTTACCGGGACCTTGAACGCGATGGCGTCATCGAGACGAGCCCCGGCCGCGGATCGTTCGTCCGCAACAACGGTCCGGCATCGTCCGAGATACGCACCGATGTCGCCGAACCCGCGGTCGACAACGCCATCCGAACTGCAAAAGGCCTTGGTCTCGATAGCAACGAGGTCCGCCGTCTCTTCGAACGCGCTCTTTCACGTTGGTACCCCGGAGAGGAACGATGA